One genomic region from Anabaena sp. PCC 7108 encodes:
- the lysS gene encoding lysine--tRNA ligase — translation MFWADKIAAEAQGYQVVNDSKTPSGRVHVGSLRGVVIHDVIYRALKHAGKPVKFLYGVDDYDALDTVPKYLDQEKFAPYLGFPLCNVPSPEDTASDYAKYFIGEFFEVFEYLGIKPETYFLRDLYRTGKLNSYIDTFLKNAHLVREAYKEVSKADRPNNWYPFQVICENCGKIATTVTTDYNGSEVFYTCNPNATDYVKGCGHSGWISPFDGNGKLPWKVEWVAKWDVLGVTIEMAGKDHSQKGGSRDVANSISRKVLQKQPPFHSPYEFILVNGTKMSSSKGVGSSAREIAALLPPELLRFLMLRTQPRSVINFAPNYETITRLFRDYDTLINKYPNSPELTEELMPLFYAQLGDEIQSFQPFDFSTLISLLQVPRLNIQEEVTQRSPQPLNEYDQQIVNQRIAAAQLWLQDYADEEEKLVLYLEQVPEKANELTEEQIAYLQKLVENLQNISNWEAEELQTLIFSTTKELQIQQANAFKALYLSFLNKERGPKAGGLFSYLEKSFVISRLQDVVALNQSK, via the coding sequence ATGTTCTGGGCTGATAAAATCGCTGCTGAAGCACAAGGCTACCAGGTAGTTAATGATTCCAAGACTCCTTCAGGTAGAGTACACGTAGGTTCATTACGGGGTGTGGTTATCCATGACGTTATTTACCGTGCCTTGAAACACGCAGGTAAGCCCGTGAAATTCTTGTACGGTGTGGATGACTATGACGCATTGGATACTGTTCCTAAATATTTAGATCAGGAAAAATTCGCACCTTATCTTGGTTTTCCATTGTGTAATGTCCCGTCTCCAGAAGATACAGCTAGTGATTACGCTAAGTATTTCATTGGCGAATTTTTTGAGGTTTTCGAGTATCTAGGAATTAAACCAGAAACTTATTTTTTGCGTGATTTATATCGCACTGGAAAATTAAATTCCTATATCGACACTTTCTTGAAAAATGCTCATCTTGTTAGAGAGGCATATAAAGAGGTAAGTAAAGCCGACCGTCCCAATAACTGGTATCCTTTTCAAGTTATTTGTGAAAATTGCGGCAAAATCGCCACAACTGTAACCACAGATTACAACGGTTCAGAAGTATTTTACACTTGCAATCCAAATGCAACCGACTATGTAAAAGGTTGTGGTCATTCGGGTTGGATTTCTCCTTTTGATGGTAATGGTAAATTACCTTGGAAAGTGGAATGGGTTGCTAAGTGGGATGTGTTGGGTGTAACTATCGAAATGGCAGGTAAAGACCACTCCCAAAAAGGTGGTTCTAGAGATGTTGCTAATTCTATAAGTCGCAAGGTTTTACAAAAGCAACCTCCTTTCCATTCTCCCTATGAATTTATTCTTGTCAATGGCACAAAAATGAGTTCTTCTAAAGGAGTTGGTTCGAGTGCAAGGGAAATAGCGGCTTTACTTCCTCCTGAATTATTGCGGTTTTTGATGTTGCGGACTCAGCCAAGGTCAGTAATCAATTTTGCACCGAATTATGAAACCATCACTCGTTTATTCAGAGACTACGATACTTTAATAAATAAGTATCCCAATTCACCTGAATTAACTGAGGAATTAATGCCGTTATTTTACGCGCAATTAGGTGATGAAATTCAATCTTTCCAACCTTTTGATTTTAGTACGCTGATTTCTCTGTTGCAAGTTCCGCGTTTGAATATTCAAGAAGAGGTTACACAACGCAGTCCACAGCCTTTAAATGAGTATGATCAGCAAATTGTTAATCAAAGAATTGCTGCTGCTCAATTGTGGTTACAAGACTATGCAGATGAGGAAGAAAAGCTAGTTCTCTATTTGGAACAAGTACCAGAAAAAGCGAATGAGTTGACTGAAGAACAAATTGCTTATTTGCAGAAATTGGTAGAGAATTTGCAGAATATTTCTAACTGGGAAGCTGAGGAATTGCAAACTTTGATATTCTCAACTACTAAAGAGTTGCAAATTCAACAAGCGAATGCTTTTAAGGCTTTGTATTTATCGTTTTTAAATAAAGAACGGGGTCCGAAAGCTGGCGGTTTGTTTTCTTATTTAGAGAAGTCTTTTGTGATTTCCAGGTTGCAAGATGTTGTGGCTTTGAATCAGTCTAAATAA
- a CDS encoding MBL fold metallo-hydrolase, with protein MAHLNQRRPQNINGEFYVDTTCIDCDTCRWMTPEVFHRVDEQSAVYHQPTNETERLAALQALLACPTSSIGTVEKPKDIKLAQQSFPILVAENIYHCGYHSENSYGAASYLIQLPEGNILVDSPRFTPPLVKRLEEFGKISYMYLTHRDDVADHQKFADHFHCQRILHEDEISSDTENVEIKLTGSEPFPLTPDFLIIPVPGHTKGHTVLLYQNKFLFSGDHLAWSDDLHQLIAFHHVCWYSWPEQIKSMAKLANYSFEWVLPGHGRRFHADTQTMHQQMHKCLELMKTL; from the coding sequence ATGGCTCATTTAAACCAACGTCGTCCTCAAAATATCAACGGTGAATTTTATGTTGATACCACCTGCATTGATTGTGATACATGTCGTTGGATGACTCCCGAAGTATTCCATCGTGTAGATGAACAATCAGCAGTTTACCATCAACCAACAAACGAAACCGAAAGATTAGCCGCACTTCAAGCACTTTTAGCTTGTCCTACCAGTTCCATTGGTACAGTTGAAAAACCCAAAGATATCAAACTTGCTCAACAAAGTTTCCCCATTTTAGTTGCTGAAAACATTTACCATTGTGGCTATCATTCAGAAAACTCTTATGGTGCTGCTAGTTATTTAATTCAACTTCCTGAAGGTAACATTTTAGTAGATTCTCCTCGCTTCACCCCACCTTTAGTTAAGCGTCTCGAAGAGTTCGGTAAGATTAGTTATATGTACCTGACTCATAGAGATGATGTTGCAGACCATCAAAAATTTGCTGACCATTTTCACTGTCAACGTATCCTCCATGAAGATGAGATTTCTTCAGATACAGAGAATGTGGAAATTAAACTCACTGGTTCAGAACCATTTCCATTAACTCCAGATTTCTTAATTATCCCCGTTCCTGGACACACCAAAGGACACACAGTTTTACTTTATCAAAACAAATTTCTTTTTTCTGGCGACCATCTCGCATGGTCCGACGACTTACATCAGTTGATAGCATTCCATCATGTTTGCTGGTATTCCTGGCCAGAACAGATAAAATCAATGGCTAAATTGGCTAATTACTCCTTTGAGTGGGTATTACCAGGACATGGTAGACGCTTTCATGCTGACACCCAAACAATGCACCAACAAATGCACAAGTGTTTAGAGTTGATGAAAACCTTGTAG
- a CDS encoding acyl--CoA ligase family protein, giving the protein MNSAAVYHQILTPLTFIERNAKVYRDKVAIIYEQQHFTYSQFATRINCLASALRHAGIQTGERVAFFSFNTPQMLEAHFAVPLAGGILVSINTRLAPEEVAYILNDSGAKFLFVDTELADIIRPVQNILKTVKHIINIIDIEGFTPLDGKDYEAFLQTGNSQPLPWLITDEMETISINYTSGTSGYPKGVMYSHRGVYLSTLGEIIETNLTPDSVYLWTLPMFHCNGWCFPWAVTAIGGTHICLRKFHPGKVWQIIAQEKITHFNAAPVLLISLLNYRERPQSLERPITITTAGAPPSPTLIEKFTAIGAKIIHVYGLTEVYGPYTVCEYQSDWDNLNNEAKGKLLARQGVSYISGDGLRVVDKNMEDIPADGKTMGEVVMQGNMVMKGYYNDPNGTTWAFRGGWFHSGDLAVMHPDGYIEIRDRMKDIIITNGENVSSIEVEQCLYRHESVLECAVISVPHQKRGEVPKAFVTIKEDMQVTEQELIQFCRSHIAAFKCPIAIEFTTLPKTSTGKIQKYILRDKEWVGYERKIQGA; this is encoded by the coding sequence ATGAATTCTGCCGCAGTTTATCACCAGATTCTGACACCTCTGACCTTTATTGAACGCAACGCCAAAGTCTACCGAGACAAAGTAGCTATTATCTATGAACAGCAACATTTCACTTATAGCCAATTTGCAACCCGTATCAATTGTCTAGCCTCAGCTTTGCGTCATGCAGGAATACAAACAGGGGAGCGTGTAGCATTCTTTTCATTCAACACTCCTCAGATGCTAGAAGCCCATTTTGCGGTACCTTTAGCGGGTGGTATTTTAGTTTCTATTAATACTCGTTTAGCACCTGAAGAAGTTGCTTATATCCTCAATGATAGTGGGGCAAAATTTTTATTTGTCGATACAGAATTAGCAGATATAATTCGCCCTGTTCAAAATATATTAAAGACAGTTAAACATATTATTAATATTATTGATATAGAAGGCTTTACACCCTTAGATGGAAAAGATTATGAAGCATTTTTACAAACTGGAAATTCTCAACCTTTGCCTTGGTTAATTACCGATGAGATGGAGACAATTTCTATTAATTACACAAGTGGGACTTCCGGCTATCCCAAAGGTGTAATGTATTCCCATAGAGGCGTATATCTTAGTACATTAGGAGAAATAATTGAGACTAACTTAACTCCTGACTCCGTTTATCTTTGGACTTTACCAATGTTCCATTGTAACGGCTGGTGTTTCCCTTGGGCGGTGACAGCTATTGGTGGAACTCATATTTGTTTGCGAAAATTCCACCCTGGAAAAGTTTGGCAGATAATTGCACAAGAAAAAATAACTCACTTTAATGCAGCACCAGTTTTGTTAATTTCTCTCCTCAACTATAGAGAACGTCCGCAAAGTTTAGAACGACCTATCACTATTACCACCGCAGGCGCACCACCATCACCCACATTAATAGAAAAGTTTACTGCTATTGGTGCAAAAATTATTCATGTTTATGGTTTAACAGAAGTTTATGGTCCTTATACAGTATGTGAATACCAATCTGATTGGGATAATTTAAACAACGAAGCAAAAGGTAAATTATTAGCTCGTCAAGGCGTATCTTATATTAGTGGGGATGGGTTGCGGGTAGTAGATAAAAATATGGAAGATATCCCGGCTGACGGAAAAACAATGGGAGAAGTGGTAATGCAGGGAAATATGGTGATGAAAGGCTATTATAATGATCCCAATGGGACAACATGGGCTTTTCGTGGGGGATGGTTTCACAGTGGTGATTTAGCAGTAATGCACCCTGATGGTTATATTGAAATCCGCGACAGAATGAAAGATATCATTATCACTAATGGTGAAAATGTCTCCAGTATTGAAGTAGAACAATGTCTTTATCGTCATGAATCTGTATTAGAATGTGCTGTAATTTCTGTACCTCATCAAAAACGAGGTGAAGTTCCTAAAGCTTTTGTGACTATTAAAGAAGATATGCAAGTCACTGAACAAGAATTAATCCAATTTTGTCGTAGTCACATAGCTGCTTTTAAATGTCCAATAGCTATAGAATTTACTACTCTTCCTAAAACTAGCACAGGCAAGATTCAAAAATATATCTTGCGGGATAAAGAATGGGTAGGTTATGAAAGAAAAATTCAAGGTGCTTAA
- a CDS encoding Uma2 family endonuclease yields MSISQDFELPKDVMFPTGDLYIDEPPLDFELPKDVMFPTRDLYSDEPPLENELFQDVMFPTGDLYSDERPLESDSHLRQIILLIQCLELWWRNRNDFYVSGNSTIHYSLHQHKSEDFRSPDFFVVRDTERKPRKSWVVWQEYGRYPHIIIELISDLTASVDKGLKKQIYQDIFRTPEYFWFDPNNLEFAGFILVGGTYQPIENNSQGWLWSQQLSLYLGIHENKLRYFTAEGLIILTPEEFAEQEKQKSERLAAKLRELGIDPDTI; encoded by the coding sequence ATGTCTATATCTCAAGATTTTGAACTTCCCAAAGATGTCATGTTTCCCACTGGAGATTTATACATTGATGAACCACCATTAGATTTTGAACTTCCTAAAGATGTCATGTTTCCCACCAGAGATTTATATAGTGATGAACCACCATTAGAAAATGAACTTTTCCAAGATGTCATGTTTCCCACTGGAGATTTATATAGTGATGAACGACCATTAGAAAGCGATTCACATTTGCGCCAGATCATTCTGCTCATCCAATGTTTAGAATTGTGGTGGAGAAACCGTAATGATTTTTATGTTTCTGGTAATTCAACTATTCACTATAGTCTACATCAACATAAATCAGAAGACTTTCGTAGCCCAGATTTTTTTGTTGTCCGAGATACTGAACGAAAACCTCGTAAAAGTTGGGTAGTTTGGCAAGAATATGGTAGATATCCCCATATTATTATCGAACTGATTTCAGATTTAACAGCATCGGTTGATAAAGGTCTTAAAAAACAAATTTATCAAGATATATTTCGTACTCCTGAATATTTTTGGTTTGACCCTAATAATCTAGAATTTGCTGGGTTTATTTTGGTTGGTGGTACTTATCAACCTATAGAAAATAACTCCCAAGGTTGGTTATGGAGTCAGCAGCTAAGTTTATATTTAGGTATTCATGAAAATAAATTGCGCTATTTTACAGCAGAAGGATTGATCATCCTGACTCCTGAGGAATTCGCTGAACAAGAAAAGCAAAAATCTGAACGTTTAGCAGCTAAACTCAGAGAATTAGGAATTGACCCAGATACGATTTAA
- a CDS encoding glyoxalase/bleomycin resistance/dioxygenase family protein has product MQYTHALVTIATVNFDNLVNFYTQVLEQEPKNLISSVYAEFEISSLCLGIFQPKKNYESEFTTNAKSPLSLCLEVSNLENAITHLQYLGYSPPGEISTASHGREVYAYDPDGNRLILHQSH; this is encoded by the coding sequence ATGCAATACACTCACGCACTTGTCACCATTGCAACTGTTAATTTTGATAATTTGGTGAATTTCTATACCCAGGTGCTGGAACAAGAACCAAAAAACCTTATTTCCAGTGTCTATGCTGAGTTTGAAATTTCTAGCCTCTGCTTAGGGATTTTTCAGCCAAAAAAAAATTATGAATCAGAATTTACCACTAATGCCAAAAGTCCGCTAAGTTTGTGTTTAGAAGTGAGTAATTTAGAAAATGCCATAACTCACTTACAATATTTAGGCTATTCTCCACCAGGAGAGATTTCTACAGCTTCCCACGGAAGAGAAGTTTACGCCTACGACCCCGACGGCAACCGTTTAATTCTACATCAATCTCACTAG
- the ylqF gene encoding ribosome biogenesis GTPase YlqF: MSITQNYKLNLIQWYPGHIAKAEKNLKEQLKRVDVILEVRDARIPLATNHPQMNEWVGTKARVLVINRLDMILPQVRSQWIDWFKSQEQVPYFTNAQHGQGITAITKAAQTAGIELNQRRKDRGMLPRPVRAVVIGFPNVGKSALINRLIGKRVVESAARPGVTRQLRWVRISDQLQLLDAPGVIPSRMENQVAAVKLAICDDIGEASYDNQLIAAAFVDIVNQLQETHPHLLPTHPLLSRYEVDSIIHTGEAYLQVLAEHRYKGDVERAARTLITDFRKGLLGNIPLEIPPQL; encoded by the coding sequence ATGTCAATAACTCAAAACTACAAATTAAATCTCATTCAATGGTATCCCGGTCACATTGCCAAAGCTGAAAAAAATCTCAAAGAACAGCTAAAGCGGGTAGATGTGATTTTAGAAGTTAGAGATGCGCGTATTCCTTTAGCAACAAATCACCCCCAAATGAATGAATGGGTAGGAACTAAAGCACGGGTACTGGTGATTAACCGATTGGATATGATTTTGCCACAAGTGAGATCGCAGTGGATAGACTGGTTTAAAAGCCAGGAACAAGTCCCCTATTTTACCAATGCTCAACACGGCCAAGGTATCACAGCCATAACTAAAGCCGCACAAACAGCAGGAATAGAACTTAATCAACGCCGAAAAGATCGCGGAATGTTACCCCGTCCTGTTCGTGCTGTAGTTATTGGTTTTCCCAATGTCGGTAAATCAGCATTAATCAACCGGCTGATAGGAAAACGAGTGGTTGAAAGTGCTGCGCGTCCCGGTGTTACTCGTCAATTGCGTTGGGTGCGAATTTCCGATCAGTTACAATTGCTAGATGCTCCCGGTGTTATTCCCTCAAGAATGGAAAATCAAGTCGCAGCAGTGAAATTAGCCATTTGTGACGATATTGGTGAAGCCTCTTACGATAATCAATTAATAGCCGCCGCTTTTGTAGATATAGTCAATCAACTTCAAGAAACCCATCCTCATTTGTTACCCACACACCCTTTGCTTTCACGCTATGAAGTTGACTCCATTATTCATACAGGTGAAGCATATTTGCAAGTTTTAGCAGAACATCGCTACAAAGGAGATGTCGAACGTGCGGCTAGAACACTAATCACCGATTTTCGCAAAGGTCTTTTAGGTAATATCCCGTTAGAAATTCCACCCCAATTATAA
- a CDS encoding tyrosine-type recombinase/integrase, producing MAVTSDPKSKKLIIRFRVAGYAKQFYLSTGLKDNKSNRVVVESRWEFIQREISLGEFDPTLERYKFGDKKPKVKPKDNKITLSELWERFTQFNQQFLEATTIDGYRFTSQAISKLPSEPLKIKDYLLEKYSYSVARKIYADLSRCCGWGISCGLVSENPFQPQLPKLKKSSREELAAYTLKQRDLIIYTFEHHHKFSHYSNLIKFLFWTGCRPGEAFALTWKDVSSDCTKITISKSYASKIRLTKGTKNGKRRIFPAATGGKLQNLLLEMRSPHSNPDDLVFCSVGGKQLTLKILDKVWRGHQTREYFYPGVVRELAYKNQLPYLKLYSTRHTFATWAIASGSSPDKVAYWLGDNVSTILTYYCHPEVSKADCPDF from the coding sequence ATGGCAGTAACCAGCGACCCTAAATCTAAAAAATTAATCATCCGGTTTAGGGTCGCTGGTTACGCTAAACAGTTCTACCTTTCCACCGGGCTAAAAGATAATAAATCAAATAGAGTCGTTGTAGAATCGCGCTGGGAATTCATTCAGCGCGAAATTTCTTTAGGTGAATTTGACCCTACTCTTGAACGTTACAAATTTGGTGACAAGAAGCCAAAAGTAAAACCCAAAGACAATAAAATTACACTTTCTGAATTGTGGGAGAGGTTTACCCAATTCAATCAACAATTCTTAGAAGCTACTACCATAGATGGTTATAGGTTTACGTCCCAGGCTATCAGTAAACTACCAAGTGAACCACTAAAAATCAAAGATTATCTTCTAGAAAAATATAGTTATTCAGTTGCGAGAAAAATTTATGCTGACTTATCCCGCTGTTGTGGGTGGGGTATTAGTTGCGGTTTGGTCAGTGAGAATCCGTTTCAACCTCAATTACCCAAACTGAAAAAATCATCCAGGGAAGAATTAGCAGCCTACACCCTTAAACAGCGAGATTTGATTATTTACACTTTTGAGCATCACCATAAATTTTCACATTACTCAAACTTAATTAAATTTCTATTCTGGACTGGGTGTAGACCCGGTGAAGCATTCGCCTTGACTTGGAAGGATGTTTCCAGCGACTGTACCAAAATTACCATCTCCAAATCTTACGCTTCAAAAATTAGACTTACCAAGGGAACCAAGAACGGAAAGCGGCGAATTTTTCCTGCTGCCACTGGTGGCAAGCTGCAAAATTTACTTTTGGAAATGCGATCGCCTCATTCAAACCCAGATGACTTAGTTTTTTGTAGCGTCGGCGGAAAGCAATTAACTTTAAAAATTTTAGATAAAGTTTGGCGTGGACATCAAACACGGGAATATTTTTACCCAGGCGTGGTCAGAGAGTTGGCATATAAGAATCAACTTCCATATTTAAAGCTTTACTCAACCAGACATACATTTGCGACTTGGGCGATAGCTTCCGGTTCTTCTCCCGATAAAGTCGCGTACTGGCTTGGCGATAATGTGTCCACAATATTGACTTACTACTGTCATCCCGAAGTGAGTAAAGCTGATTGTCCGGATTTTTGA
- a CDS encoding DnaB-like helicase N-terminal domain-containing protein: protein MYSTQMPPSNIECESAVLGGLLLDPKAIYRVAKTLPAEAFYVQSHRTIYSACIELHDRQEEVNLLSVTNLLQNNKQLADVGGRSALTRILDSCISTDSIEELSDLISEKFIRRQLFSLSPKFEAHAQDTEKPLAWILEDLEQQILQITQLRNSKAKGYWNKIDDVAFEQLCKDLEEVEDIENSAQRDWAMRKLSKKWKFSSKKELLDFHAKWLDSRNVTTTYSAKEYFLKYGQSEQDWLIPGFVPNQSVIALYADGGVGKTRLAFTLAKHMVTGGDFAYEGTNSAPMNTLLIETDQGPRNTSKLLEMQDFLSESCAGKLTICDEWSANEFGKLRSMLRKHQSRLVIIDSLTSISVDSLYSEKEAEYARPLVRLRHIAKEFNCSFLVIHHSNAGGDMRGSRAIRNTVDEVWKFTKTQSEIGDFNTLEIEKTRSRGPGKYKFNYDDETWGWKFAGRLEDSIMGYNSSQSTNNMQRCLQFLQKNKGIAFEAAEVAEVLGSNKDSIRRDLRRAAGEGLVNSGRSRRDKRAIVYYLGNRSDQCDQELITSLITSPFSQGAGSGRCDQKRPSDQSSEQLENKINSEQMAVMAVIDHIDLKPLQIEEKEVISEVITSKPTDHFGTKLVQLETTPPDLTYDPAANAELLKEALREESWEMISELTEAWTDEFKKEVWACLSPPEQNAIKGMRPVIDHAKIPHFMEKGIYWSQSLKAKVTVHTIYDQDEECGCTIHGRKGIYSLKFHDLKCCKESWYVEIRQSDTVKILIGKKKGQVGTVTSVMPGQGPIFVKVPNQKGIMKPFFAHQLEKI, encoded by the coding sequence ATGTACTCAACACAAATGCCTCCAAGCAATATCGAATGTGAATCAGCCGTATTAGGTGGACTGCTCTTAGACCCAAAAGCTATTTACAGAGTAGCTAAAACCCTTCCTGCAGAAGCTTTTTATGTCCAGTCTCACCGAACGATATACTCGGCTTGTATTGAACTCCATGATCGACAAGAAGAGGTCAATCTATTATCAGTAACCAATTTACTGCAAAATAATAAACAGCTTGCTGACGTTGGGGGCAGAAGCGCTCTAACTAGAATACTTGACTCATGCATAAGCACGGACAGCATAGAAGAACTGTCTGACTTAATCAGCGAAAAATTCATAAGAAGGCAGTTGTTTAGCCTTTCTCCAAAATTTGAAGCCCATGCACAAGATACTGAAAAACCACTGGCTTGGATACTAGAAGATTTAGAGCAACAAATTCTTCAGATTACCCAACTGAGAAATTCCAAGGCCAAAGGGTACTGGAACAAAATAGACGATGTAGCCTTTGAACAACTTTGTAAAGATTTAGAAGAAGTTGAGGACATTGAAAACTCAGCCCAGCGCGATTGGGCAATGAGGAAGTTATCTAAAAAATGGAAGTTCAGCAGCAAGAAAGAATTACTGGATTTTCACGCTAAATGGTTGGATTCAAGAAACGTTACCACTACTTATTCTGCTAAAGAATACTTCCTTAAATACGGACAAAGTGAGCAAGATTGGTTAATACCTGGCTTCGTACCTAATCAATCAGTCATTGCCCTTTATGCGGACGGTGGTGTAGGTAAAACTCGACTAGCTTTTACCTTGGCTAAACACATGGTAACAGGTGGAGATTTCGCCTATGAAGGTACAAATTCTGCTCCCATGAACACCCTTTTGATAGAAACTGACCAGGGACCGAGAAATACCAGTAAGCTTTTAGAAATGCAAGATTTCTTGAGTGAGAGTTGCGCTGGCAAGCTGACAATTTGTGATGAGTGGAGCGCCAATGAATTTGGTAAACTTCGCTCAATGTTAAGAAAGCATCAATCACGACTAGTAATAATAGATTCCCTAACCTCAATATCAGTTGATAGCCTCTACTCAGAAAAAGAGGCTGAATATGCCCGTCCGCTGGTTCGCCTCCGCCACATTGCCAAAGAATTTAATTGTTCGTTCCTAGTAATTCACCACTCCAACGCGGGCGGTGACATGAGAGGTAGTCGCGCAATCAGGAATACAGTTGATGAGGTTTGGAAATTCACCAAGACCCAAAGCGAGATTGGGGACTTCAACACACTGGAAATTGAAAAGACCCGCAGTCGTGGTCCAGGTAAATATAAATTTAACTACGACGATGAAACTTGGGGCTGGAAATTCGCAGGCAGGCTAGAGGATAGCATCATGGGTTACAACTCTAGTCAAAGCACGAACAACATGCAGCGTTGCTTGCAGTTTTTGCAGAAGAACAAAGGGATAGCGTTTGAAGCCGCAGAAGTAGCTGAAGTGTTGGGCAGTAATAAAGATTCGATTCGCCGTGACCTAAGAAGAGCCGCTGGGGAAGGGTTGGTTAATTCTGGACGATCAAGACGGGATAAGCGAGCCATTGTTTATTATCTCGGAAATAGAAGTGATCAATGTGATCAAGAACTGATCACATCGTTGATCACATCTCCATTCAGTCAGGGAGCGGGTTCTGGGAGATGTGATCAAAAACGGCCAAGTGATCAGTCATCTGAACAGCTTGAAAATAAAATTAACTCTGAACAGATGGCCGTTATGGCCGTTATTGATCACATCGACCTCAAACCCTTGCAAATAGAGGAAAAAGAAGTGATCAGCGAAGTGATCACTTCTAAACCGACTGATCACTTTGGTACAAAACTAGTACAGCTAGAAACGACACCCCCAGACTTAACTTACGACCCCGCAGCAAACGCCGAATTACTGAAGGAAGCTTTGCGTGAGGAATCCTGGGAGATGATATCGGAACTAACTGAGGCTTGGACGGATGAATTTAAAAAAGAAGTCTGGGCGTGCCTTTCACCCCCAGAGCAAAATGCGATCAAGGGGATGCGTCCCGTTATTGACCACGCAAAAATTCCACACTTTATGGAAAAGGGAATTTATTGGAGTCAATCCCTAAAAGCCAAAGTCACAGTTCACACTATTTATGATCAGGATGAAGAGTGTGGTTGCACCATTCATGGGAGGAAGGGAATATACAGCCTTAAGTTTCATGATCTGAAATGCTGCAAGGAATCTTGGTATGTGGAAATACGCCAATCCGATACGGTGAAAATTCTAATTGGTAAGAAAAAGGGTCAGGTTGGGACAGTTACCTCGGTCATGCCGGGACAGGGACCGATATTCGTTAAGGTTCCTAATCAGAAGGGTATTATGAAGCCTTTCTTTGCACATCAGCTGGAGAAAATATGA